From Phocoena phocoena chromosome 16, mPhoPho1.1, whole genome shotgun sequence, a single genomic window includes:
- the POLL gene encoding DNA polymerase lambda isoform X3, giving the protein MHHQKHLQRFPRGKTEKQQEEAFSISGIGKRMAEKIVEILESGHLRKLDHISESVPVLELFSNIWGAGTKTAQMWYHQGFRSLEDIRNQASLTTQQAIGLKHYDDFLDRMPREEAAEIEQTVREAAQAFNPGLLCMACGSYRRGKATCGDVDVLVTHPDGRSHQGIFSRLLDSLRQRGFLTDDLVSQEENGQQQKYLGVCQLPGPGRRHRRLDIIVVPYSEFACALLYFTGSAHFNRSMRALAKTKGMSLSEHALSTAVVRDTQGLKVGLGQILPTPTEKDVFRLLGLPYREPAERDW; this is encoded by the exons GAGGCCTTCAGTATCTCCGGAATTGGAAAGCGGATGGCTGAAAAGATCGTAGAGATCCTGGAGAGCGGGCATCTGCGGAAGCTGGACCACATCAGTGAAAGCGTGCCTGTCTTAGAGCTCTTCTCCAACATCTGGGGAGCTGGAACCAAGACTGCCCAGATGTGGTACCATCAG GGTTTCCGGAGCCTAGAAGACATCCGAAACCAGGCCTCTCTGACTACCCAGCAGGCCATTGGCCTGAAGCATTATGATGACTTCCTGGATCGCATGCCCAGGGAGGAGGCTGCAGAGATTGAGCAGACA GTCCGGGAAGCAGCTCAGGCCTTCAACCCTGGGCTGTTGTGCATGGCATGTGGTTCATACCGACGGGGGAAGGCAACCTGCGGTGACGTGGATGTGCTGGTCACCCACCCGGACGGCCGGTCTCACCAGGGCATCTTCAGCCGCCTCCTGGACAGCCTCCGGCAGCGAG GGTTCCTGACGGATGACTTGGTGAGCCAGGAGGAGAACGGCCAGCAGCAGAAGTACTTGGGTGTATGCCAGCTCCCAGGGCCAGGGCGGCGGCACCGACGACTGGACATCATTGTGGTTCCCTACAGCGAGTTTGCCTGTGCCCTGCTCTACTTCACTGGCTCTGCCCACTTCAACCGCTCCATGCGGGCTCTGGCCAAGACCAAGGGCATGAGCTTGTCGGAGCATGCGCTCAGCACAGCTGTGGTCCGGGACACCCAAGGCCTCAAGGTGGGGCTTGGCCAAATACTGCCCACCCCCACTGAGAAGGATGTCTTCAGGCTCTTAGGCCTGCCCTACCGAGAACCAGCTGAGCGGGACTGGTGA